The Kineosporiaceae bacterium genome includes a window with the following:
- a CDS encoding MFS transporter — protein MSASDPHGVVDVSEVDQADQADQVELAELAVVVAEPSRRARRGAGWVPDGVRELLEPLAERPVRLLWGSQLVSELGDWAARIAVTALVYERTASPTMAAAAFVAGLLPWLGPGQLLAAMADRYGRRGVMIAADVVRAVAFLIIALVPMPSGAVLALVALAGLATAPFEAARSAGLVEYTSEDRVEAAIRLSATTYDAGTLIGYAAGGVLLAVASPASACLLNAATFVISALLLIGLPRQGITPSAHESAPASESPSESASESASESAVRAVLVAGAALWREPTLRAAALLGVIPIAGGTALGAQSVAWADTAVPGRPWVPGVVLAASTGVCLVLTVMVRPRPRADATLRLAGRLAIVTGVAAGLLCLLGRPLAVGAALVVTGAFFVPIVLAQTVIAPRLDPGRRAASFGLLMGLLTVAQAVVSPLVGRLVGAAGAPRAFAVTCALTAAAALVVVLGRAVRVGRSSGAHVQLPDGA, from the coding sequence ATGTCCGCGTCCGACCCCCACGGTGTCGTCGACGTGTCCGAGGTCGACCAGGCCGACCAGGCCGACCAGGTCGAGTTGGCCGAGTTGGCGGTCGTTGTCGCGGAGCCCTCGCGGCGGGCCCGGCGCGGCGCAGGCTGGGTGCCTGACGGCGTCCGGGAGCTGCTCGAGCCGCTGGCGGAGCGTCCGGTGCGCTTGCTGTGGGGCAGTCAACTGGTCAGCGAGCTCGGTGACTGGGCGGCACGCATCGCGGTGACCGCCCTGGTCTACGAGCGCACCGCGTCCCCGACGATGGCGGCAGCGGCGTTCGTCGCCGGGCTGCTGCCGTGGCTCGGCCCGGGCCAACTCCTGGCGGCGATGGCCGACCGGTACGGCCGACGGGGCGTGATGATCGCGGCGGACGTCGTCCGGGCCGTGGCCTTTCTGATCATCGCCCTGGTCCCGATGCCGTCCGGTGCCGTTCTGGCGCTCGTCGCGCTGGCCGGGCTGGCGACCGCACCGTTCGAGGCAGCCCGCTCGGCCGGGTTGGTGGAGTACACCAGTGAGGATCGCGTCGAGGCGGCCATCCGGCTCTCGGCCACGACCTACGACGCCGGCACGCTCATCGGGTACGCCGCCGGGGGCGTGTTGCTGGCCGTCGCCTCGCCCGCCTCGGCGTGCCTGCTCAATGCCGCCACCTTCGTGATCTCTGCCCTGCTACTGATCGGCCTGCCGCGGCAGGGGATCACCCCGTCCGCGCACGAGTCGGCACCGGCCTCGGAATCCCCATCGGAATCGGCCTCGGAATCCGCCTCGGAGTCCGCGGTACGCGCCGTCCTGGTGGCCGGCGCCGCGCTGTGGCGCGAGCCCACGCTGCGGGCTGCTGCACTGCTCGGGGTGATCCCGATCGCGGGGGGCACCGCTCTCGGCGCGCAGAGCGTGGCCTGGGCGGACACCGCCGTGCCGGGCCGGCCCTGGGTTCCCGGCGTGGTGCTCGCGGCGTCCACCGGCGTGTGCCTGGTCCTCACCGTGATGGTGCGGCCCCGGCCACGGGCGGACGCCACCCTGCGGCTGGCGGGTCGGCTGGCGATCGTGACCGGTGTGGCCGCAGGCCTGCTGTGCCTGCTCGGCCGGCCGCTCGCGGTCGGGGCAGCGCTGGTGGTGACCGGCGCCTTCTTCGTCCCGATCGTGCTGGCCCAGACGGTGATCGCCCCCCGGCTCGACCCCGGTCGGCGGGCGGCCAGTTTCGGACTGTTGATGGGACTGCTCACCGTGGCGCAGGCGGTGGTCTCGCCGCTGGTCGGCCGACTGGTCGGGGCGGCGGGTGCCCCCAGGGCGTTCGCGGTCACCTGCGCGCTGACGGCTGCGGCGGCGCTGGTCGTCGTCCTCGGCCGGGCGGTGCGAGTGGGACGGTCGAGCGGGGCCCACGTGCAGCTGCCGGACGGCGCCTGA
- a CDS encoding YjbQ family protein, which yields MERAELRISTGRRLVTDVTDEVTTFCRGRGDGLVHVFVPHATAGVALIETGSGSESDLADALARLLPREDIYRHRHGSLGHGGDHVMPAFVAPSLSVPVDDGVPALGTWQSIVVIDPNVDNAIRQVRLSFLPG from the coding sequence GTGGAGCGCGCTGAACTACGCATCAGCACTGGACGACGACTGGTCACCGACGTGACCGACGAGGTCACCACATTCTGCCGAGGGCGGGGCGACGGGTTGGTGCACGTCTTCGTGCCGCACGCCACCGCCGGGGTCGCACTGATCGAGACCGGCTCGGGCAGCGAGTCCGACCTGGCCGACGCCCTCGCCCGGTTGCTGCCCCGCGAGGACATCTACCGGCACCGCCACGGCTCGCTGGGTCACGGTGGTGATCACGTGATGCCGGCCTTCGTGGCGCCGTCGCTGAGTGTGCCGGTGGACGACGGGGTGCCGGCCCTGGGTACGTGGCAGAGCATCGTGGTGATCGACCCGAACGTCGACAATGCCATCCGGCAGGTGCGGCTGTCGTTCCTGCCCGGCTGA
- a CDS encoding GNAT family N-acetyltransferase — protein MRRAHADRDADALAAIARRAYAPFVERIGRAPQPMLLDYRVEIAESEVWVAVAAGALVGFVVLKPADDRSHLLLDTIAVDPPRHGTGVGRELLQWAENRARELRLTEVRLYTNEAMTENLRLYHRIGYVETGRAVSNGYHRVYLAKRLD, from the coding sequence CTGCGGCGGGCGCATGCTGATCGTGATGCGGATGCACTGGCGGCCATCGCCCGCCGTGCGTATGCGCCGTTCGTGGAGCGGATCGGTCGGGCACCCCAGCCGATGCTGCTGGACTACCGGGTCGAGATCGCCGAATCCGAGGTGTGGGTGGCCGTGGCGGCCGGTGCCCTCGTGGGATTCGTCGTCCTGAAACCGGCCGACGATCGATCCCACCTGCTGCTCGACACCATCGCCGTCGACCCCCCTCGGCACGGTACGGGTGTAGGGCGAGAGCTGTTGCAGTGGGCGGAGAATCGAGCCCGTGAGCTGCGGCTGACGGAGGTCAGGCTCTACACCAACGAGGCCATGACCGAGAACCTTCGGCTCTACCACCGCATCGGCTACGTGGAGACCGGTCGGGCCGTGAGCAACGGGTATCACCGGGTGTACCTCGCCAAGCGGTTGGACTGA
- a CDS encoding ABC transporter ATP-binding protein yields MMLLRDLWATSPRRVALLVVLIVLGAGGQAVAAPFAGQLLTSRSTRVLVALAVALTIKVVADLVVGLAVAGLTADWAARVRRRLCAVAFGQDLQTLEATPVGELLDRIDQDVYQVASELRGSGVRIIQSMTLSVAAVVTAFVVWWPAGVGMLAALGLMALSLRGRVGRISQARMAEEEAWSALAAVMEESIHGQDDVRTTLGRPYVLRLFAERSSAVLRFGRRVWAMSANVTVIAAGLTRASIGVVVVGGAWGLATGRVDAAQLTAVWLLAVSFGLTVEHISRMIPELQYALGAWGRVVLLAASPQEPVGGRAISAGDLQVRGLTFRYDGEGPARRPPALRDVDLTFRRGRSYALIGRTGSGKSTLAKAVIRAVEPPRGTVFLDGVDLLDLDLEALRRWVAVVPQRTEILAGTLAENVALFEPELLPHAAEAMAELGLEPWVRDLPDGIETRLGDGGYVLSAGQEQLVAFARILVRDPHVVILDEATARLDPVTEARVHAATQRLLTGRIGILIAHRLSSVRQCDEVVVLADGRVVEAGPLSTSQRFADLLSAGRTGSAATALGAPSGALPGGSGLAVADAPVTTEAWDDALVDDGVPQVAAALLAPAQPERVEAPPLPPAPPARTLREVGRLALNDKRFGLGALALFLPYMLFALDGSVLPWLWSRLIAGEPGSRSDVLWPAAGLVAVLLVTVPVNYFTGRWFPEWWVRQMLRISLRLVHGQTGPRRVSAHTPAEVVAQGGDTERVVILADNMIDQVAIMVIVLGMTVISGSPVPALFFLATVVISALAASAFGPRLAKRAATTVATRAAFATALVSSLSAARTVKLSGAVRGVLDHLARLDRVRSDRQRREIVVQVWARSTPSMVAGLAPIGIWALYVRGSIDATAALVAVATVGSAHWFAWTTASLISALPSARVWTRRTVAMSGEAAYSSSVPGVDISAGTAPAPVPAQRQRLSRLELRGFTAVHEDGTVGARDVDLTVERGELVLVVGPVGSGKSSLLRALAGIVHHTGDLLWNGREVADPTEFLRPNQVAYVAQLPRVLSGTIAENITLGHSVDPGHAVHTAQLEHDLSGAGGGLGLMIGHKGTRLSGGQLQRVALARALAPRTELLIADDVSSAIDVTTELDLWRALRERGITVIGATSKRAALEQADKVLVLAGGTVLDQGLWADLQQQWGHLAG; encoded by the coding sequence ATGATGCTGCTACGTGATCTGTGGGCCACCTCGCCACGGCGGGTGGCCCTGCTCGTGGTGCTCATCGTGCTGGGCGCCGGCGGCCAGGCGGTGGCCGCACCCTTCGCCGGGCAGCTGCTCACCTCCCGCTCGACGCGGGTGCTGGTGGCCCTCGCCGTCGCCCTGACGATCAAGGTGGTGGCCGACCTGGTGGTCGGCCTGGCCGTCGCCGGCCTCACCGCCGACTGGGCGGCCCGGGTGCGGCGGCGGCTGTGTGCCGTGGCGTTCGGGCAGGACCTGCAGACCCTGGAGGCGACCCCGGTCGGTGAGTTGCTCGACCGGATCGACCAGGACGTCTATCAGGTGGCCTCCGAGCTGCGCGGCTCCGGGGTACGGATCATCCAGTCGATGACCCTCAGCGTCGCCGCCGTGGTCACGGCATTCGTCGTCTGGTGGCCCGCCGGCGTGGGCATGCTGGCCGCGCTGGGCCTGATGGCCCTGAGTCTGCGCGGCCGCGTCGGGCGGATCTCACAGGCCCGCATGGCCGAGGAGGAGGCCTGGTCGGCGCTCGCCGCGGTCATGGAGGAATCGATCCACGGCCAGGACGACGTGCGCACCACCCTGGGCCGGCCCTACGTGTTGCGGCTGTTCGCCGAACGGTCGAGTGCGGTGTTGCGGTTCGGTCGCCGGGTCTGGGCGATGTCGGCCAACGTCACGGTCATCGCGGCCGGCTTGACCCGGGCCTCGATCGGCGTGGTCGTGGTGGGCGGCGCCTGGGGGTTGGCCACCGGCCGGGTGGACGCCGCCCAACTCACCGCCGTCTGGTTGCTGGCGGTGTCCTTCGGCCTGACCGTCGAGCACATCAGCCGCATGATCCCCGAACTGCAGTACGCCCTGGGCGCGTGGGGCCGGGTGGTGCTGCTGGCCGCATCGCCACAGGAACCCGTTGGTGGCCGGGCGATCTCGGCCGGTGATCTGCAGGTGCGGGGTCTGACGTTTCGGTATGACGGCGAGGGGCCGGCGCGGCGTCCACCGGCGCTGCGCGACGTCGACCTGACGTTTCGGCGTGGTCGGTCCTATGCCCTGATCGGGCGCACCGGATCGGGCAAGTCGACGCTGGCCAAGGCCGTGATCCGAGCGGTGGAGCCGCCCCGGGGCACGGTGTTCCTCGATGGCGTCGATCTGCTCGACCTCGACCTCGAGGCGTTGCGCCGATGGGTTGCCGTGGTGCCTCAGCGCACCGAGATCCTGGCCGGGACGCTGGCCGAGAACGTGGCCCTGTTCGAGCCCGAACTCCTGCCGCACGCGGCCGAGGCCATGGCCGAACTCGGCCTGGAGCCATGGGTTCGCGATCTGCCGGACGGCATCGAGACCCGGCTGGGGGATGGCGGATACGTGCTGTCCGCCGGGCAGGAACAGCTGGTCGCCTTCGCGCGCATCCTGGTGCGCGATCCCCACGTGGTGATCCTGGACGAGGCCACCGCTCGGCTCGACCCGGTGACCGAGGCGCGCGTCCACGCTGCGACCCAACGGTTGCTGACCGGGCGGATCGGCATTCTGATCGCCCACCGACTGTCGTCCGTGCGCCAGTGCGACGAGGTCGTGGTCCTCGCCGATGGACGCGTCGTGGAAGCCGGCCCACTCAGCACCTCCCAACGGTTCGCCGACCTGTTGTCGGCGGGTCGAACAGGCTCTGCGGCAACAGCTCTCGGTGCCCCGTCGGGCGCCCTGCCCGGAGGTTCCGGTCTCGCCGTCGCCGATGCTCCCGTCACCACCGAGGCCTGGGACGACGCCCTGGTGGACGACGGGGTGCCGCAGGTCGCTGCCGCGCTGCTCGCACCGGCACAGCCCGAACGTGTCGAGGCGCCACCGCTACCCCCGGCGCCACCGGCACGCACCCTGCGCGAGGTGGGCCGACTGGCGTTGAACGACAAGCGGTTCGGGCTCGGGGCGCTCGCACTGTTCCTGCCGTACATGCTGTTCGCGTTGGACGGCAGCGTGCTGCCCTGGTTGTGGAGCCGGCTGATCGCCGGCGAGCCGGGCAGTCGCAGCGACGTGCTCTGGCCCGCCGCCGGGTTGGTCGCCGTCCTGCTGGTCACCGTGCCGGTCAACTACTTCACCGGGCGCTGGTTCCCCGAGTGGTGGGTGCGCCAGATGCTGCGGATCAGCCTGCGCCTGGTGCACGGCCAGACCGGCCCCCGCCGGGTGAGCGCCCACACGCCGGCCGAGGTGGTGGCCCAGGGCGGCGACACCGAGCGGGTGGTGATCCTGGCCGACAACATGATCGATCAGGTGGCGATCATGGTGATCGTGCTGGGCATGACCGTGATCTCGGGTTCACCGGTGCCGGCGCTGTTCTTCCTGGCCACGGTGGTGATCTCGGCCCTGGCTGCGTCGGCGTTCGGGCCGCGGCTGGCCAAGCGGGCCGCGACCACGGTCGCCACCCGGGCGGCGTTCGCCACGGCGCTGGTCTCGTCGCTGTCGGCGGCCCGCACGGTGAAGCTGTCGGGCGCCGTCCGCGGGGTACTCGATCACCTGGCCCGACTGGACCGGGTGCGCAGCGACCGCCAGCGGCGCGAGATCGTGGTTCAGGTGTGGGCTCGCTCGACGCCGTCCATGGTCGCGGGCCTGGCACCGATCGGCATCTGGGCGCTGTACGTGCGGGGGTCGATCGACGCCACCGCGGCTCTGGTCGCGGTGGCCACCGTAGGGTCGGCGCACTGGTTCGCCTGGACCACGGCCTCGCTCATCTCGGCGCTGCCGTCGGCCCGGGTCTGGACCCGGCGCACCGTGGCGATGTCCGGCGAGGCGGCGTACTCGTCGTCCGTGCCGGGGGTCGACATCTCGGCCGGCACCGCGCCGGCACCGGTTCCGGCTCAGCGGCAACGACTCTCACGGCTCGAGCTGCGCGGCTTCACCGCGGTTCACGAGGACGGCACGGTGGGGGCCCGCGACGTCGACCTGACCGTCGAGCGCGGCGAGCTGGTGTTGGTGGTCGGCCCGGTGGGCTCGGGCAAGTCCTCACTGCTGCGCGCGCTGGCGGGCATCGTGCACCACACCGGTGACCTGCTGTGGAACGGGCGCGAGGTGGCCGACCCGACCGAGTTCCTGCGGCCGAACCAGGTGGCCTACGTGGCGCAGTTGCCCCGCGTGCTGTCCGGCACCATTGCCGAGAACATCACGCTGGGGCACTCGGTCGACCCCGGGCACGCGGTGCACACGGCGCAGCTCGAGCACGACCTGTCCGGTGCGGGCGGCGGGCTCGGGTTGATGATCGGCCACAAGGGCACCCGATTGTCCGGCGGACAGTTACAGCGGGTGGCCCTGGCACGTGCCCTGGCGCCACGGACCGAACTGCTGATCGCGGACGACGTGTCCTCGGCGATCGATGTGACCACCGAGCTCGACCTGTGGCGAGCGCTGCGCGAGCGTGGCATCACCGTGATCGGTGCGACGTCCAAGCGGGCCGCGTTGGAGCAGGCCGACAAGGTGTTGGTCCTCGCCGGTGGCACGGTGCTCGACCAGGGCCTGTGGGCCGACCTGCAGCAGCAGTGGGGCCACCTGGCCGGCTGA
- a CDS encoding adenosylcobinamide amidohydrolase, giving the protein MSEPVSGGVPVLEVRGVSVTLGRSPVLDGVDLSVTEGGWSAVVGPNGAGKSTLLRAVASLVAYRGQVLIGGLDAARMAARERAQRIAYAPQTPLIPESMPVREYVMLGRTPYRALLASPRGADHETVARALTRLDLDHLADRMLRTLSGGERQRAVLARALAQRPRLLLLDEPTAALDLGHAQQLLELVDGLRREEGLTVLSTLHDLVLAGQYADRVVLLTGGRVVADGAPAEVLTAQALAEHYGVSAEVEAGPTGVRVHPVRPGSPSSSSSPSPSPSHDHRQIAVSTASAGANGDPTAIMEGGRGEDTVTTGSRRAGLLQYWDDAGVRRPVLVRALPDGWRAISSAVLGGGLGPSGWWLNAQVSKNYHHPDPVAHAGELAASFGLAGPGVAMLTAADASRFTLAESEGVEAVVTVGLGLPITAAATPQAMALEDYSPPEVHPAPGTINVVVTVPVALSDAALVNAVMTATEAKTQALVEAGVPGTGTSSDAVCIACPVGTVGDEGLYGGPRSIWGARIARAVHRAVADGTTDWTTQHPPGDPHCRWGTPWPEPPASR; this is encoded by the coding sequence GTGAGCGAGCCGGTGTCCGGCGGCGTCCCGGTGCTCGAGGTGCGAGGGGTGTCGGTGACGCTCGGCCGCAGCCCGGTGCTCGACGGGGTGGACCTCTCGGTCACCGAGGGCGGCTGGTCGGCGGTGGTCGGCCCGAACGGCGCCGGCAAGTCGACGTTGTTGCGGGCGGTGGCCTCGCTGGTGGCCTATCGCGGCCAGGTACTGATCGGCGGCCTCGACGCCGCCCGGATGGCCGCCCGTGAGCGGGCACAACGCATCGCCTATGCGCCGCAGACGCCGCTGATCCCCGAGTCGATGCCGGTGCGCGAGTACGTGATGCTCGGCCGCACGCCGTATCGGGCGCTGCTGGCCTCGCCGCGTGGCGCCGACCACGAGACGGTCGCCCGGGCGCTGACCCGGCTCGACCTCGACCACCTGGCCGACCGGATGCTGCGCACGTTGTCGGGTGGGGAACGGCAACGGGCCGTGCTGGCGCGGGCGCTGGCGCAGCGTCCCCGATTGCTGTTGCTCGACGAGCCCACCGCGGCGCTCGACCTCGGCCATGCCCAGCAATTGCTGGAGCTGGTCGACGGGTTGCGTCGCGAAGAGGGCCTGACGGTGCTGAGCACGCTGCACGACCTGGTGCTGGCCGGGCAGTACGCCGACCGCGTGGTGTTGCTGACCGGTGGCCGGGTGGTCGCGGACGGCGCGCCCGCCGAGGTGTTGACCGCGCAGGCGCTGGCCGAGCACTACGGGGTCAGCGCCGAGGTCGAGGCCGGCCCGACCGGGGTGCGGGTGCACCCGGTGCGGCCGGGGTCGCCGTCCTCGTCCTCATCCCCGTCGCCGTCCCCGTCCCATGATCACCGTCAGATCGCAGTGTCCACCGCTTCGGCCGGAGCAAACGGCGATCCAACGGCGATCATGGAGGGTGGGAGGGGGGAAGACACCGTGACCACGGGGTCCCGCCGGGCCGGGCTGCTGCAGTACTGGGACGACGCGGGCGTGCGTCGTCCGGTGCTGGTGCGCGCGCTGCCCGACGGGTGGCGGGCGATCTCGTCGGCGGTACTCGGCGGCGGCCTCGGCCCGTCCGGCTGGTGGCTGAACGCCCAGGTGTCGAAGAACTACCACCACCCCGATCCGGTGGCGCATGCCGGCGAACTCGCCGCGTCGTTCGGGCTGGCCGGTCCGGGGGTGGCGATGCTGACCGCGGCCGATGCCTCGCGGTTCACGCTGGCCGAGTCCGAGGGGGTCGAGGCGGTGGTGACGGTCGGTCTCGGGCTGCCGATCACGGCGGCGGCGACGCCGCAGGCCATGGCCCTCGAGGACTACTCCCCGCCCGAGGTGCACCCCGCGCCGGGCACGATCAACGTGGTGGTCACCGTGCCGGTCGCGCTGAGCGATGCGGCGCTGGTCAACGCCGTGATGACCGCGACCGAGGCGAAGACCCAGGCGCTGGTCGAGGCGGGCGTGCCCGGTACCGGGACGTCGTCCGACGCGGTCTGCATCGCCTGCCCGGTGGGGACCGTGGGCGACGAGGGACTCTACGGTGGCCCGCGATCGATCTGGGGGGCACGCATCGCCCGCGCCGTGCACCGCGCGGTCGCCGACGGCACGACCGACTGGACCACTCAGCACCCACCCGGCGACCCGCACTGCCGCTGGGGCACGCCCTGGCCGGAGCCGCCCGCGTCACGCTGA
- a CDS encoding ABC transporter substrate-binding protein encodes MRPSSRRSRIGLALIAPAVLALAGCVGTTSTGVAEAPSASASSSAAAAFPVTVTGANGPVTLQAAPEQIVVMGPSATETLFAIGAGTQVEAVDDQSTYPAEAPKTKLSAFQPNAEAVAAYKPDLVVVSNDANGLVASLTKLKIPALVLPAPKNLDEAYEQMRTLGKATGHADDAEKVVTTTKERIAKAVASVPASAKGKKVYHELDQTFYSVTSTTFIGTVYAQLGLTNIADAAKDAAASGGYPKLSPEYVVTAAPDLIVLADTKCCQQDAATVAKRPGFAALPAVTKGAVLAADDDIASRWGPRIADFAEAVAAEVQKLT; translated from the coding sequence ATGCGTCCCAGTTCTCGGCGGAGCCGGATCGGCCTCGCTCTCATCGCCCCCGCAGTGCTGGCTCTGGCCGGTTGTGTGGGCACCACCTCGACCGGTGTTGCGGAGGCGCCGTCGGCCAGCGCGTCGTCCAGCGCTGCGGCGGCCTTCCCGGTGACGGTCACCGGCGCCAACGGACCGGTCACCCTGCAGGCGGCCCCCGAGCAGATCGTGGTCATGGGCCCGAGCGCCACCGAGACCCTGTTCGCCATCGGCGCCGGCACTCAGGTCGAGGCCGTCGACGACCAGTCCACCTACCCGGCGGAGGCGCCCAAGACCAAGCTGTCGGCGTTCCAGCCGAACGCCGAGGCGGTCGCGGCCTACAAGCCCGACCTGGTCGTGGTCAGCAACGACGCCAACGGTCTGGTCGCCTCGCTGACCAAGCTGAAGATCCCCGCCCTGGTGCTGCCCGCTCCGAAGAACCTCGACGAGGCCTACGAGCAGATGCGCACCCTGGGTAAGGCCACCGGCCACGCGGACGACGCCGAGAAGGTCGTCACGACCACCAAGGAGCGCATCGCCAAGGCCGTCGCCTCGGTGCCTGCCTCGGCCAAGGGCAAGAAGGTCTACCACGAGCTCGATCAGACGTTCTACAGCGTCACCAGCACCACGTTCATCGGCACGGTGTACGCGCAGTTGGGCCTGACCAACATCGCGGACGCCGCCAAGGACGCCGCGGCCTCGGGTGGCTACCCGAAGCTGTCGCCCGAGTACGTCGTGACCGCCGCGCCGGACCTGATCGTGTTGGCGGACACCAAGTGTTGCCAGCAGGACGCCGCCACGGTGGCGAAGCGTCCCGGGTTCGCCGCGTTGCCCGCGGTGACGAAGGGCGCCGTGCTGGCCGCGGACGACGACATCGCCTCGCGCTGGGGGCCGCGGATCGCCGACTTCGCCGAGGCCGTGGCCGCCGAAGTGCAGAAACTCACCTGA
- a CDS encoding FUSC family protein has product MSERLRAEISFDDLVERARVRGRRSLRVRGARLRSKSWHVGQAAIAAAVAWFIAHRVIGHPAPVFAPIVAVVCLGMSYRQRLRRVAEVTVGVAVGVLVADVFVSVAGGGVWQVALVVATSMAIALLMDASDLLILQSAVQSIFVVTLAPAPGQTFTRWLDALVGGAVALVAAAIVPSAPLRSPRVQAGGVARATAELLRGTAQAAREHDAALAAEVLGRARATEVLVRELQQAADEGLSVIASSPLRRGQRAGVTRVSDLVEPLDRALRSTRVLTRRMVAAISREQVPASYLVVLDDLARAVEILSEALTDNAAPEVGRSALLAVGRATGDLERIGGLSTEVVLAQVRSVVVDLLQVTGLDTGEALAALPPVQPVRTRQSGQSVGGPADDESRDGDPSRG; this is encoded by the coding sequence ATCAGCGAGCGGCTGCGCGCCGAGATCTCCTTCGACGACCTGGTCGAACGGGCCAGGGTGCGCGGACGCCGCTCCCTGCGGGTACGCGGTGCGCGGCTGCGCAGCAAGAGCTGGCACGTCGGCCAGGCCGCGATCGCCGCCGCCGTCGCCTGGTTCATCGCCCACCGCGTGATCGGGCACCCGGCCCCGGTGTTCGCGCCCATCGTGGCCGTGGTCTGTCTGGGCATGAGCTATCGGCAACGGTTGCGCCGCGTCGCCGAGGTCACCGTGGGGGTCGCCGTCGGTGTGTTGGTGGCCGACGTGTTCGTCTCGGTCGCCGGTGGCGGGGTGTGGCAGGTCGCCCTGGTGGTGGCGACCTCGATGGCCATCGCCCTACTGATGGATGCGAGCGATCTGCTGATCCTGCAGTCGGCGGTGCAGAGCATCTTCGTGGTCACCCTGGCCCCGGCGCCCGGGCAGACCTTCACCCGCTGGCTCGACGCCCTGGTCGGCGGCGCCGTCGCGCTGGTGGCCGCGGCTATCGTGCCGTCGGCACCGCTGCGCAGCCCCCGGGTCCAGGCCGGTGGTGTGGCCCGGGCCACCGCCGAGCTGCTGCGGGGCACGGCTCAGGCGGCTCGCGAGCACGACGCGGCCCTGGCCGCCGAGGTGTTGGGACGCGCCCGTGCCACCGAGGTGCTGGTGCGCGAGCTGCAGCAGGCGGCCGACGAGGGCCTGTCCGTCATCGCCTCCTCACCCCTGCGCCGAGGTCAGCGCGCGGGGGTGACCCGGGTCAGCGACCTGGTCGAACCGCTCGACCGGGCGCTGCGCAGCACCCGGGTGCTGACCCGCCGCATGGTTGCCGCGATCTCACGCGAGCAGGTGCCGGCGTCCTACCTGGTCGTGCTGGACGATCTGGCGCGCGCGGTCGAGATCCTTTCCGAGGCCCTCACCGACAATGCCGCACCCGAGGTCGGGCGCTCGGCCTTGCTGGCCGTCGGGCGCGCCACGGGTGACCTCGAGCGCATCGGGGGTCTGTCGACCGAAGTGGTACTGGCTCAGGTCAGATCTGTCGTGGTCGACTTGTTGCAGGTCACCGGCCTGGATACTGGCGAGGCACTCGCGGCCTTGCCGCCGGTGCAGCCAGTTCGGACAAGGCAATCAGGGCAATCGGTGGGAGGCCCGGCAGACGATGAGTCGCGCGACGGAGATCCGAGCCGGGGGTGA
- a CDS encoding iron ABC transporter permease: MQQRRPVALAAAGALLFVALLIGTSLGAIALSPSGIVSSVLHSLGIRVGNPLPDTEFNLLMQIRMPRVVLAAMVGGMLALAGASYQGVFRNPLADPYLLGAAAGAGLGATVVIAYSPSGIGPIATLPMAAFVGALTGVGLSYALGAVAARHGGGSATLLLAGVAVTAFLTAIQTLVQQAKSESLRQVYSWILGQLGAGHWDEVRLVLPYMVGSTLVLLFAGRALDVLAVGDDEAITLGVHPRRVRFVVLLAASLGTASAVAVSGLIGFVGLVVPHIVRRLAGSSYRSVLPLSLLTGGAFLVLADLVARTVLSPAELPIGVVTAFVGAPFFAALLRVGGGSS, encoded by the coding sequence ATGCAGCAGCGCCGCCCGGTGGCCCTGGCCGCCGCCGGGGCGCTGCTGTTCGTCGCCCTGTTGATCGGCACCAGCCTGGGGGCGATCGCCTTGTCGCCCTCCGGCATCGTCTCGTCGGTGCTGCACTCGCTCGGGATTCGGGTCGGTAACCCGTTGCCCGACACCGAGTTCAACCTGCTGATGCAGATCCGCATGCCACGGGTGGTGCTGGCCGCCATGGTCGGCGGCATGCTCGCGCTGGCCGGGGCCTCGTATCAAGGGGTGTTCCGCAACCCGCTGGCCGACCCCTATCTGTTGGGGGCGGCGGCGGGTGCGGGATTGGGCGCCACCGTGGTGATCGCCTACTCGCCCAGCGGGATCGGGCCGATTGCGACGTTGCCGATGGCGGCCTTCGTCGGAGCGCTGACCGGTGTCGGGTTGTCGTATGCCCTGGGTGCCGTGGCGGCTCGACACGGCGGTGGCAGCGCGACGCTGTTGCTGGCGGGGGTTGCGGTCACCGCGTTTCTCACCGCGATCCAGACCCTGGTGCAACAAGCCAAATCCGAGAGTCTGCGGCAGGTCTACTCGTGGATCCTCGGTCAGCTCGGCGCCGGCCATTGGGACGAGGTGCGCCTGGTGCTGCCCTACATGGTCGGCTCGACCCTGGTGCTGTTGTTCGCCGGGCGCGCGCTCGACGTCCTCGCGGTCGGGGACGACGAGGCCATCACCCTGGGCGTGCACCCGCGCCGGGTGCGGTTCGTCGTCCTGCTCGCCGCCTCGCTGGGGACGGCGTCCGCGGTGGCGGTCAGCGGCCTGATCGGGTTCGTCGGGCTGGTGGTGCCGCACATCGTGCGGCGGTTGGCCGGTAGCTCCTACCGCAGCGTGCTGCCGCTGTCGCTGCTGACCGGCGGGGCGTTCCTGGTGCTCGCCGACCTGGTCGCGCGCACCGTGCTCTCGCCCGCCGAACTGCCCATCGGGGTGGTGACCGCGTTCGTCGGGGCGCCGTTCTTCGCGGCGTTGCTGCGGGTCGGCGGCGGCTCGTCGTGA